In Bacillota bacterium, a single window of DNA contains:
- the lonB gene encoding ATP-dependent protease LonB, whose amino-acid sequence MSEVRDVNMGGVFYVVQVFFAVVIGLYFLNLLRSQQGNKVAIEKESRREVEKLSKLRKIALTEPLAEKTRPSSFADIVGQGDGIKALRAALCGQNPQHVIIYGPPGVGKTAAARLVLEEAKRTPGSPFSRDAIFMELDATTARFDERGIADPLIGSVHDPIYQGAGPLGMAGIPQPKLGAVTKAHGGVLFIDEIGELHPVQMNKLLKVLEDRKVFLESAYYSSEDNNIPGHIHDIFQRGLPADFRMVGATTRSPECISPAIRSRCLEIFFRPLRSEQLGQIARNAATRVGIELDDQACSLLSRYAHNGREAVNIIQIAAGVAGGEGRTHLGAADIEWVVNSTNCTPRHEPKIPSFAQVGAVNGLAVFGPALGTLLELEVAASATGGAGTIKVTGIAEEEEIGTSTHLIRRRSMVLSSVDTVLTALKSLLDVDPRGFDIHINFPGGTPVDGPSAGLAMAIGIYSAVKQLPVNNLVAMTGEISVRGLVKPVGGVAAKLEAASLTGVKKVLIPYDNWQESFANLKALEVVPIRHIREALEHCLTERVALAADLVPAIHCPH is encoded by the coding sequence ATGAGCGAGGTGAGGGATGTGAACATGGGCGGTGTATTTTATGTAGTGCAAGTATTTTTCGCGGTGGTTATAGGGCTGTACTTTCTGAACCTGTTACGCTCACAGCAAGGCAACAAAGTGGCTATAGAAAAAGAGTCGCGCCGCGAGGTGGAGAAGTTAAGTAAGTTGCGCAAGATCGCTCTTACTGAACCACTGGCCGAGAAGACTCGTCCATCCTCTTTTGCCGACATAGTAGGGCAGGGCGACGGCATAAAGGCCTTGCGGGCAGCCTTGTGCGGACAAAACCCCCAACATGTCATCATCTACGGCCCCCCTGGCGTGGGTAAAACAGCTGCCGCTCGTCTCGTCTTAGAGGAAGCCAAGCGTACACCTGGTTCCCCTTTCTCGCGCGACGCAATTTTTATGGAGCTCGACGCCACCACCGCCCGCTTCGATGAGCGGGGGATTGCCGATCCGCTCATCGGCTCGGTACACGACCCCATCTACCAGGGAGCCGGGCCTCTTGGCATGGCTGGCATCCCCCAACCTAAACTCGGTGCCGTCACTAAGGCGCACGGTGGAGTGCTTTTTATCGATGAAATTGGGGAGCTCCACCCCGTACAGATGAACAAGTTGCTCAAAGTGCTGGAAGACCGCAAGGTGTTTCTGGAGAGCGCTTACTATTCCTCTGAAGATAACAATATCCCAGGCCATATCCACGATATTTTTCAACGCGGTCTACCGGCTGACTTTCGCATGGTAGGGGCAACTACTCGCTCGCCAGAGTGTATATCTCCCGCCATACGCTCACGTTGCCTAGAAATTTTCTTTCGTCCCCTGCGGAGCGAGCAGCTTGGCCAAATTGCGCGCAATGCCGCTACCCGTGTCGGCATCGAGCTAGATGACCAGGCCTGTAGCCTGCTGTCGCGCTATGCCCACAATGGGCGCGAGGCCGTAAATATTATCCAAATTGCTGCCGGAGTGGCTGGTGGGGAGGGCCGCACCCATCTAGGCGCGGCAGATATCGAATGGGTAGTTAACTCTACCAATTGCACCCCACGTCATGAACCTAAGATTCCGAGTTTTGCCCAAGTGGGGGCCGTCAATGGTCTAGCCGTATTTGGGCCAGCGCTAGGTACACTGCTAGAGCTCGAGGTGGCAGCATCTGCTACAGGGGGGGCTGGCACTATCAAAGTGACTGGCATTGCCGAGGAAGAAGAAATCGGCACCAGCACCCACCTCATTAGAAGGAGGAGCATGGTCTTAAGCTCTGTCGACACGGTGCTGACCGCGCTCAAGAGTCTCTTAGATGTTGACCCGAGGGGCTTTGACATACATATCAATTTTCCGGGTGGCACACCCGTGGACGGCCCCTCAGCAGGCCTAGCCATGGCCATAGGCATCTATTCAGCGGTTAAGCAACTCCCTGTCAATAACTTGGTGGCTATGACCGGCGAGATTTCGGTGCGGGGCTTAGTCAAGCCAGTGGGGGGTGTCGCCGCCAAGTTAGAGGCGGCCAGTCTAACAGGTGTCAAAAAAGTGCTTATCCCCTATGACAACTGGCAGGAGAGCTTTGCCAACTTGAAAGCATTAGAAGTTGTACCTATCAGACATATCAGAGAGGCCTTAGAGCATTGTTTGACGGAACGGGTGGCGCTTGCGGCAGATTTAGTTCCGGCGATACACTGCCCGCACTAG